The following is a genomic window from Bubalus bubalis isolate 160015118507 breed Murrah chromosome 6, NDDB_SH_1, whole genome shotgun sequence.
agaagaCGCCTGTCCACATTAAACTTGAGACTGTctatgaaacaataaaataaatatacttgaaACAGGCAAAGTAACTTGGTAATTGTgataaaattatcattaaaaaatctcaaaatacagGAACAGATCTAAGCTACTTTGTTTCAGGTAACAACTCAAATACATCTAAACTGATCCTAAGAAATACTTTTGAGATTCTTTTACCagaaaaaagatacaaacatTTTTTGGAAGACTTGACTTTAAATCACCATCTAAGTTAATTTAtcaaaaaaattcagaaactttATGGAGCACCTACTCTTGCTGCAAAGCACGATTCTAGGTGCTGACAGGGAAAAAAGGTGAGTAAGGAAAAAGTGTGAGGAGACATACATGCAAACTATCCCAGGGTAATGGAAAAGATActacaaatggaaagaaaagcaacagGCCTGAGGGGTCAATTTTTACTCTGAAGAACTGACAAAATCTTCAAAATGAGGGtgacataatttacattttaaactcaTGCGAttatctgaaattatttcttaTGAACATATACTCACCTGAGACTTCAGTTTCTCTCtttcagcagcatcttttagTTGTTGAattccaaatttaattttttggatTTCTTGATTAATTGTGGTTACTCGCTCATAGACAGCACCTCTTTTTTCTTGAACTTTATTACAGTCTCTAAAGGAAAAGAGATGGGTGAAATTATAATTCCACTTAAGCATTTAAACAGTCAAACATTAAATCTAATTTTGATTCCAAAGAGAGTATTTGTATCAATATTTGGCTGACACACCTACATCTCAAGATTTAAAAGCATGCAGATGAGAATCACAAGGTGCTGCTATAATCAGGAAGAGTAAGCTCTTCCACACaaagctgttatttaaaaatgagatttttaagtCACCTCTCCCAGCTGCACTCACTCAtgactgttggtgggagtgtgaaTTAATACAACTTTCCTGCAAGGCAGGTGACAAATGAAAACCAGGTTCTGCCCTTTTTCTTCATCTGcatgaggaagaggaaaggaaatcttCAGACCATCCTAATATACCTTTTACAAACTGAAATAGTGTCATCTCATAGACATATCTGGGGCATTTAttctaaaaacacatttttagaaCTGATGGGAAGAAGATTCTACCAATGAAACATCCAAACATACTAGCCAACAACCATGGTGACGAAATTCTTGCAAAGTACTTGgtacttaaattaaaaagtaagacTTTTTCTCAAAATGTGCTATAATGCTCTAGACTAGCTGAACAATAACATGAACTAGTTGATTTATTCTAATACAACTCTGGATCGCTGGCTCTGAAGTGTACTGAAATAAGCAATAGCACTAGAACCCTTCTAACGAATTATGCAAAGGATTTAGAATTGTGATTatcaggaaaataaattaaaaaaactaataccTAAACATCTCTATACATTTAGATGTAGTAGCATTATGAGTCATAACTAACTGCTTTAGTCACCCAAACATGGAATACCTTTTTGAAATTAGAGGAGGTTTGGAatcttaaggaaaataaaatgaattaggcTTTTCTAATTACTTTCTAATAcattaaattgaaaataagttcataCTCAATCACTGTGCGTTTGTACTGCTTGACATCCTCATGCTTCTTATTTATTCTGAACTGTGCTGTGGCAAGTTTTTCCTTCTTTGCAATCATCAGTCTTTTAAAGGAATTTTCTTCAGTCTTCAATTTCTTCAATTCTGACTCATCACTCTCAATTTGGTCCTCCAAGTTCAGGCTCTATATTTTATGAGATATATTTAAAGTCAATACAACAAATTAGAATTTACAAATAAAGGACTGTCTTCGAGGATGAAATTGAAAATACAATTTCAAAATGTGATAAAACTAGAGAAGTGTGTTTATCACGTCATTTTATCAGCAAAGGCCAGAACAGAGGAACATATGAAGATCAGCCAACAGGCTAGGTTTCAGGGGGCGAGGGTCTGAATTAAAGGagcaggaagaaagaggaaagggtAGACCCCAAAAACAATTCAAAGCAGTAGATCtcaatctctttttttctgactCTTGATGTGAGAAAAGGGAAGTATGCAATTGGGAAAGAATATCCCAGACAATCTCACTTTCTAGCCCCTTCTTCCCTCAAAAGAGAAATCGTTCATCAAAATCTATGTTAGTGATCCTGGGGACAGTTTGGATTGGGATGATGAAGTGAAAAGGATTTTCAAGTTTCTAGCctgagaaactttaaaaatgttggcATTAGTGGTCCATCATCGCTCAGGGCAGGGTCTGTATCATGAACCTTAAAATCTCTTTATATATCCTAGCTACAGTGTTAGGCAGTAAGTTGGGACTTTATGCTTACTGACTAGAAGATCATTTCCAACTGTCAGAATGAGTTTAAAATTCCATGACTTTTCCCCAAAATATACATGGCAATACGCtatgttaattaatttattattcacTTCATCTGAAGGTAACAATGGGTCTAttactgctatgtttaaaaagaATAGTGTTTTATTTCTGAGCATACATTGCCACATCTATTATACTGTAGGATGATCCTGCTTTTCAGTAAGAAAATAGCAACAGAAAGTAAAAGCAAACCCGAGGGACTATAGTAaactattatataataaaaagacataaaaattccACACAATACAAACCTCCTTTAAGATAGTGgttaatttttctctattatctGCAAGgtcctgtattttcttttgataTAACTGTACTTCCAGCTGACATGAAGGCAGGCAGTCAACAGAGTCTCGAtagatttcatatttttccattacttcttgctttgaaagaaaaaagaaaaaaacacagaaaccaGTTTGACACTCTCCTTTATGAAACTGCAGTAATGTCAATTTGTTTGCTCTTAATTTCTGTACTTAATACTGAAAGCTTAAGAGCAAAGAACAATTAGGTTTCTAGGTCAGTAACAAAGCACTATTACTGACATGTGTCTAAGCACATATAATTAGGCTTCCTAATCGTTAAATATCCTTGAACAAAGAAAACATACCATAATTTTACTAAACCACTCATTGAAGTACCTTCCAAAGGTTATTCGTAATGATTTTAAAAGAGTTCATTTCTGCTAATACTCAAATTACTCCCAACTACTCCTGGGCAATTATATTACCAATTACAATCTTCCGATTCATTTGTATAACTATTACTACAAgtaattatttcaaaaagatTAATTCTTCTTCCAAAATTAGGAAATGAGCACATGTTTACCACAAGCACTGCAATAATACCAAGGCTTCTTTCCGAGTCTACCGCTTCTTCCCACTTTATTAACCAGTTGGATTTTGTCTTCAGTGAAATGCTTAATCATAGCACTGCTCATTTTTCCATTAAGCTGTCTTTTTCCTACTAATTTGTAAATACTCTTTTGTGTCTTTGCATATCATGGATATAATCCCTTTACCTATCATATGCGTTATATATATGTTTCACAGGTCTACTTTTTTCTGCAGCTTTTGGATTTTCAAtcttagttttaaaattctatccAAGATAATATTAATGTTCACCTAAAACTGTTAAATTTTCAATCCAATTAGAATTTATCTTTGTAAATGGTACAAGGTACAGACCCAACTTGCTTTTCTTCTAGATGAACATCCAATTGAACCAAAATTGCTTATTAAATAAATAGACCTCAAATACTCagatctatttctgggctctcactACTGTTCTATTAATCTTTGTCTATTCTCATGTGATAATTCTCAATTATCAGAAATGACTTAAATAACAAATTCAGAAATAAACCAGAAACTTTTTTTCAATTAATAGTTTTAAAACCTTTCCTCATAAAGGATGCTAAATTGTCTACCCACTTCTCTCCCCTCCTAAATCTACCTCCCACTGTAGCTCATAatcttttttaaacataaatcatACCATGTTCCAACATCCCCGACTCATAAATTAGCCAATGGTGCACTCCTGCTCTTATGAAAATCCAGCATCCTGAAAAACCTGCCAGTGGCCTATTTGTCCATCATCATCTCATACCATTCTCCTTCTTATACATCATACTTTCTTCCTTGAATATAACTTCCTCTCTACTACTACCTCATACAACTGGCACCTGCTGTTCCCTTTGCCTTGAATGCTCTTCAGAGTATAAATTTACTAAGATAACCTCTGTTCATCCTTCAGATGTAAGCATGAATTTCTACTTCCTTCCCATCTTTACCTCTAACTTTCACAATACTAAACTAGAGTACTCTCATTATGCTTCTTTTGAAGCACCCtatgctattttttatttatttgtttctctttttggtgcttaaaaaaaaacaacaacactgtttttagagcagttttaggtacACTGCAAAATTAAGCAGAAGGTACAGAATTCCCATATACTTCTTTCCTCCATACATGCATATCCTATACTTTTTCATAGTATATATTAcaacttaaaattatataactGATTATAAAATTAACACCATTCTCCCTTAAGATATAGTGACTAAGTCTTATGAGGACAAATCACTTCTGTTTTTGATCACCCAGGGCAAAAAAAATTTGttgcataattaaaaaaaatgtcttgaaattatacttcttttcttatatccactttagagaagagctaaaacTTAGAGACAAGGACAAAAAGTCTAAGAGGGAGAGATATATAGATAATttggaaattagaaaattaacACATGATTAAAtaagatttgtttaaaaataaaagagggacagaaaagcattaaaataaaaagaaaactcactCTGGAATTTTTAAGCTTCTGGActgtatctttcattttttctttataattcttaactttctctggagaatccacaatttttgttttcaaattctcttgtatttctttcaaagaaacCACTGACAATTTTAGTTCATTCtgttgaaaaaatgtttaaatatattagaTATTATAATAAAACTAGTGATTTGCCACtgtaataatggaaaagaaaaaagaaaatggctctATTTTTGTTGTAGTCAGAACAACATATTAAATTCTGACCTTATCACATTCCTGCTTGATGGCTCACATCTGTCTACAGGCCAGAGATCAGGCTCCCTTGTACAACATCACGTAGCTCTCACCCTCCGGTCCAGTGTCATCTTCCACCAGCTTCCTACTATACCCTACAATCTGGTAATTCCAGTCTGCCTTATGTCTGGACAATTACAAGCGATCTCTCTCTGATCTCAGAATACTGCCATCCGATTCCTGTACTGCAAATGAATTTCCATTAACCTTTGAAAATCCTATTCCTACCTACTCTGTATTCTTTCTATAAACAGTATCATCATGTATGTGAtaattataattatgtatttaatatgTGTTTCTGAATTAACTGAGCAACCTGGGGTTGTGAACAGTTATTTTTGCTCTTCCACAACCAAGAAAGTAATAGCACTGAGAAGGTACTCAGTATATGGTTACTGAACTAAAACAAATTTCCTTCTGAATTTCAGACTATCTGGGGAACTGAATGAAGGGTCTCTGAGAACTCTCTTACATAACACAAATTCAATCCTATGAAAACAGAGCAAAATAGCAACAAGTAAGTATATGCATCTATACATGTGCATGTAATAGCACAGAAAAAGGACTGGTAAGGCTGGCTGAGAGAACAGGgtctttcatgtgtgtgtgtgtctctctctctctatatatatatatatttacaacagGAATGTATTACTGTATCACTTGTATAATTTGTCTAAATtattaactaaaaaaatttttaaaagttctcactTTTTCATCAACTAACTCAGAAGCCAAAACTGAATGTCTGAAacaatatatttgttattttattattagaattTAGCATACCATGTTATCTACTCTTTTAATACCCTATGAAATTAAAGATCATTTTCCTTACATTAGCACTGACTCTTTATCACTTTTAGTCCCTTCACAAAAATTCCAAAATTTGCTATTATATATAACTACAAAGTGATTTTAGTATAGATTTAAATGGgacagagaaatgaataaaattgaacCATAGTCAATACTACTCTGATAAAAACATCTGGCAATAAAAAGAGTGATAGAAAAGTAAGGAATATATTATACTAAAGTAAGTTTCAgatagttataaaatataaatatcaaaataataggGAAATCATAAAAGTACAATGAGAAAATATGGGATTAAAAAACTGAGGAATGAGATAGGCCTTTCTATACATAGAATTAAAACCAAATGTAAAAGGCTATGTCTATCAATTTTACTACATAAAAACATGAACCTTCTAATAAGAAAACATGATGAATTTGAAAGACAAATAGAGTTAAAACCCGTAACTCatggaggtttaaaaaaaagtgaaattaaaaaggaaCATAAACAGGTAATTCACaaagtaagaaataataacaaaccTCTGAATAAGGTGGTCTAAATCACTGAaaatcaaaaaattcaaaatgaagaTGAGACATTTATTCCTCTATAAGAATGacacagattaaaaagaaaaaaaaaaacataaaaatatccaATTTTGACAACAATGCAGAGAAAGGAATACTCTCATATTCTATACTGATTATCTTTTTAGAAGTCAGTTTGGCAACATGGGCTAAATTTAAGTGTAATTCTCTTTAGCCCCAAAACCCTGCATTTAGGAATCTACTAAGATAAAAAGCAGCCTGGTGGGcaaatatacatgtacatatataggTGTGTAGCACACATATGCCATTGTTCAATAGCAAAAAAGTTAGAAGCAATGTGAATGTCTATCAATAGGACACAGGATCGACATTAAGGTGCAGTTATCAAAATAATGGGGATCTACATAGATATGATAACTATTTATACTATAAAGTGAAAAAAGGCAGGTTTGAGTCACATAGGgtataatatcatttatgtaaaattacacatatatatgtatatttgcttAGAGAAATGTAATCTGTGAATGTATCTGATTGTGTGGTGAATTTGCAGGTGATTTTTACTTTTGTCATGCATTTctgtgtttctgtattttttaaaacaatagtcATCTATTCTATTGGAAAAAGTTAAATTAGCTTCActtaaagggaagaaagagagaaacatttaATAATAATGCACAGTTAAAATACTCCTACACACAAGATTCAAACCTTAAATGCTAGttaaatgaaaagacgcttaccaAACGCTTGGTTTTCTCTGAAATATCtgatttcttttgtgaatttCCCTCTTGCAGCACTATctagggaaaaaagcaaacaactatTTTACAATGATTGAAACAGATTTAAATTTAGTCAATGCTTTTTCACAAAATAGAAGTCAGAAAGTAGAGGAATTAAACAGATTAGACCAGATATTCTCAAACTTTCTCTGTTCATTATGACCCTAAGGCCATAATAAACCTGTAACAGATCGTTTATTGGGTCCTTAAATTCAAATAACTGAGTATTTATGTCCTAACAATTTAGTAGCCCCTTGAAAAAGTAATACATGCGAATTGgaagaaaaatactatttttattttattcttaaacagCTACAACTACTTCCAAATTGGATGGGTATGGTATACTGTAAAACTGAGTACTGTACACATCTTAGAACCATGGGTCACAGGCAATTCTCATTTCCTATTGTATGATAATATTCACACAGCACTTGCCTTTTATTATGGCAAAAGCCAAAAACCCAGGTTCAAAAGATATGAAAGGACGGTAACACGAGTTCATGTTGAAACTGTGAACTGCCTTGAGCTAGATATTCAAGCAGTGTATGACAGATGCTGaatgttgttttcctttaaaatttaaaatatcctgaAGCACCCTTGAGGGCTTGCTGTAGCACCCAGGGTGCCTCGGTGCACAATTTACAAACATCAGGattagatacagaaaaaaatcttaattctaGTCAACAAGATAGCATATACCCTTGACACCATCAATACTTAAAATTCTGTTGACCTGgacaacagaaatatatattcattgtaaGGTGAACAGTATATCCTATTTGTTTAGTAACTGAAAGTAATGTGCTGTTGGCCCCTCCACATCACATATacaaaaaacttttgaaaaagatTTAAGGTGTCTAACAATAGacagtttttatttaattattttttatatatgtaatatatatataatatatatattattatttatttaattggaggataattactgtacagtattgtgatggtttctgccatacatcagtctgaatcggccataggtatacatgtgcccCTCCATCCCAAACCTTCCTCTCATttccctctccaccccatccctccaggctgGATACCCGGGCACCGGGTTTGGGTACCCTGCTTAGATACCGTTTTTTGACGAAACTCTTGATTCAGCGATTGCTGCAGCTCCTGAATATCATCTGAAAGCTGCTTGAACTCAGCCTGCTCTTCAACTGGAACAGAACTGAACAGagcaaaataagttaaaataagatGTATCAAGTTCTTAACCTAGAAAGTCCAAAAAAGGTCTCTGCTCTTCAacaacttaaatgaaaaaaacctATCTGCTTTCATGTTTCTGAATTCTCATCCTTCCACATGACAATAATTTAAAATCCATGACCTGGACTCTACTatccagcaaaaataaaaatcagatgagCTCTTTAAATTTCTGCCACCAATCTATATATGGACTCATCTGCATACACATCTACCCTAACTCCACTCCTAATTTTAGTGCTGATTCCATCTTTCTGTGGCTCTCACTTCCTCACATCTCTCTACTGTATCATGCATTTGTTTTGCTCCACAAATCCTTCCTAAGAGCACTGTCACATGTTCTAGTCTCTTCCATATGAATGCTCTCAACTTTAGGTTTTGATATGTGGTATAGAATtgttactttaattttcatttccttgactgCTATTGAGTTTaatgatttttacatatttttaattagtatttgCACTTAATACTCTGTAAATTCCTTGcccacttttaaaattatattttcccatCAGTTTGTAGTTCTTTGTATTTTAGGAATACTACATGGGCATTAGAGATTGAAACACTTTGCTGCAAATGTTGCAAATTTCACTTCCAGTTTGCCATTTCTCTTTTGACTTGGTTTATCATAaattttgtggttgttcagtcattaagtcatgtccaactctttgggagccTCTGGACTGTagaaagccaggctcctctgttctctcctgtctctaggagtttgctcaaattcacatccattgagtctgtgatgctaaccatctcattccctaCCATCCCCTTCTtttgcttcaatctttccgagcatcagtcttccaatgaattgactctttgcatcatgtgaccaaagtgttggaacttcagcttcagtcattccaatgaatatttggggttgatttccttgactcatttgatctctttgcagtccaaggaactctcaagagtcttctctagaaccataatttgaaagcatcaattctttggtgctcagccctctttatggcccaactctcacattcatacatgactactggaaaaacacagctttgattTTACAAACATTtctcggcaaagtaatgtctttgctttttaatactctgtctagtttgtcatagctttccttctaaggaacaaacattttttaatttcatggctgcagtcaccatccacagtgattttggagcccaagaaaataaagtctgtcattgcttccacttttcctcttctatttgaaATCAAGtgatggggtcagatgccataatgttttaaatgttgagttttaagccagctttttcactctcctctttcacccttgtcaacaggctctttagttctttactttctgccattatagtcGTAttatctggatatctgaggttgttgatatttgaaCACTGTACAAATCTGCCGTCTTAAATTGTATTATTGGCCTCCTACTCCCAGTCTTTTCAGTTTACTGTTGTctctaacttccctggtggcccggacggtaaagcgtctgcctacaatgcgggagacccgggttcaatccctgggtcgggaagatcccctggagaaggaaatgggctaTCTCTAAAGGCAATTTATGCTAGAGCAGGctaaaaacaaagtttttaactgaaacagaaaaacccaaaacatCAACATATTAGAAGGGATTAAAAAATCCTTTTGTTCAAAATCAATATATATAAAGCCAAGAAATTATAACCCTTGAATGATTTCTTCTCCTATCTGACCTttaagttaaaacaaaacaaaccaaacaataaATCTCCGTTgaaggaataaaaattttaaagaattaactgatctgaaggaagaaagagaatccTGTCAGTTACTGCTTACACATAAGATAAATACCACTAGATATAATTCAGGAGAGTTAGTTAATGGCTCTAAACATGTCTGGCTAATGCGCTaacaacaagaaaagaaataaaagaatacactATGTGTATATTAAGAGTTAAAGGAAGCACACActagtttttcttcttcaaaaaagGTCAACTTAATTAAACACTCTATTTAGTAAGGAAGATAAAAGAGATGAAGTAGACTGTAGATTGTAAAA
Proteins encoded in this region:
- the NUF2 gene encoding kinetochore protein Nuf2, whose amino-acid sequence is METLSFPRYNAAEVVVHIRNKILTGADGKNLSKNDLSPNPKPEVLHMIYMRALQIVYGIRLEHFYMMPVNSEVMYPHIMEGFLPVSNLFIHLDSFLPICRVNDFEIADILYPKAKRTTRFLSGIINFIHFREACRETYMEFLWQYKSSVDKMQQLNTAHQEALMKLERLDSVPVEEQAEFKQLSDDIQELQQSLNQEFRQKTIVLQEGNSQKKSDISEKTKRLNELKLSVVSLKEIQENLKTKIVDSPEKVKNYKEKMKDTVQKLKNSRQEVMEKYEIYRDSVDCLPSCQLEVQLYQKKIQDLADNREKLTTILKESLNLEDQIESDESELKKLKTEENSFKRLMIAKKEKLATAQFRINKKHEDVKQYKRTVIEDCNKVQEKRGAVYERVTTINQEIQKIKFGIQQLKDAAEREKLKSQEIFLSLKAALEKYHEGIEKATEDCQAKIDAKTAELKKKMFRTQPD